The following are from one region of the Betaproteobacteria bacterium genome:
- the htpX gene encoding zinc metalloprotease HtpX, translated as MLGSWLKTFMLMAAIVALFGAIGYMLGGGGGMLIALVLAGAMNFWAYWNSDKLVLRMYNAQAVDETTAPEFFGMVGELAQRAGLPMPRVYVIHEDQPNAFATGRNPENAAVAATTGIMQVLTPRELRGVMAHELAHVRHRDTLISTISATLAGAISSVAQLGMLFGGHQRNGEGSTNPLVGLLVMVVAPLAAMLIQFAISRSREFEADRGGAEISGDPKALAAALDKIERYAKGLPMPTAEQHPETAQMMIVNPLSGGGLRGLFSTHPSTQERVARLLAMPG; from the coding sequence ATGCTTGGTAGTTGGCTCAAGACATTCATGCTGATGGCCGCGATCGTGGCCTTGTTCGGCGCCATCGGGTACATGCTCGGCGGTGGCGGCGGCATGCTCATCGCGCTCGTGTTGGCCGGCGCGATGAATTTCTGGGCGTACTGGAACTCGGACAAGCTCGTGCTGCGCATGTATAACGCGCAGGCCGTGGACGAGACCACCGCCCCGGAGTTCTTCGGCATGGTGGGCGAACTCGCGCAGCGCGCAGGCTTGCCGATGCCGCGCGTGTACGTCATCCACGAGGACCAGCCCAACGCGTTCGCCACCGGCCGGAATCCGGAGAACGCAGCGGTCGCCGCCACGACCGGCATCATGCAGGTGCTGACCCCGCGCGAACTGCGCGGCGTCATGGCGCACGAACTGGCCCACGTAAGGCATCGCGACACGCTCATCAGCACGATCTCGGCGACGCTGGCCGGGGCCATTTCATCGGTGGCCCAGCTCGGCATGCTGTTCGGGGGTCACCAGCGAAACGGCGAGGGCTCGACCAATCCGCTGGTGGGGCTGCTGGTGATGGTGGTCGCCCCCCTGGCCGCGATGCTGATTCAGTTCGCCATCTCGCGCTCGCGCGAGTTCGAGGCGGACCGTGGCGGTGCGGAGATCTCGGGAGATCCCAAGGCGCTGGCAGCAGCGCTGGACAAGATCGAGCGCTATGCGAAGGGATTGCCGATGCCGACTGCCGAGCAGCACCCCGAAACGGCGCAGATGATGATCGTGAATCCCCTGTCGGGCGGCGGTTTGAGAGGGCTGTTCAGCACGCACCCGTCCACGCAGGAACGCGTCGCCCGCCTGCTCGCCATGCCGGGGTGA